The Perca fluviatilis chromosome 24, GENO_Pfluv_1.0, whole genome shotgun sequence genome has a window encoding:
- the cab39l gene encoding calcium-binding protein 39-like, with translation MPLFGKSHKSPADIVRTLKENLAILVKQDKKTDKASEEVSKCLVSMKEILYGSNDKEPHTETVAQLAQELYNSGLLISLVENLQVIDFEGKKDVCQIFNNILRRQIGTRSPTVEYFGSHQEVLFILLKGYETPQVALNCGIMLRECIRHEPLAKIVLHSDHFQSFFKYVEMSTFDIASDAFATFKDLLTRHKVLVAEYLEQNYDAVFADYEKLLHSENYVTKRQSLKLLGELLLDRHNFTVMTRYISKPENLKLMMNLLRDKSPNIQFEAFHVFKVFVANPNKTQPIVDILLKNQTKLIEFLSNFQKDRTDDEQFNDEKTYLIKQIRDLKKPPS, from the exons ATGCCGCTGTTTGGTAAATCCCACAAGAGTCCAGCGGACATCGTCAGGACCCTGAAGGAAAACCTGGCCATCCTGGTCAAACAGGATAAGAAGACAGACaag GCGTCTGAGGAGGTGTCGAAGTGTTTGGTGTCCATGAAGGAGATTCTGTACGGTAGCAACGATAAGGAGCCTCACACCGAGACGGTGGCCCAGCTGGCCCAGGAGCTGTACAACAGTGGCCTGCTGATATCTCTGGTAGAAAACCTGCAGGTCATAGACTTTGAG ggtaAGAAGGATGTGTGTCAGATCTTCAACAACATCCTTAGGAGGCAGATCGGGACGAGGAGCCCCACCGTCGAATATTTCGGTTCCCACCAAGAGGTCCTCTTTATACTGTTGAAAGG GTACGAGACACCCCAGGTAGCGTTGAATTGTGGGATTATGCTGAGGGAGTGCATCCGCCACGAGCCACTCGCCAAGATAGTTCTTCATTCGGATCATTTCCAAAGTTTCTTCAAGTACGTGGAGATGTCCACCTTCGACATCGCCTCTGACGCCTTCGCCACCTTCAAG GATCTCCTGACAAGGCACAAAGTGCTTGTGGCTGAATACCTCGAACAGAACTACGACGCT GTGTTTGCAGACTACGAGAAGCTGCTGCACTCAGAGAACTACGTCACCAAGAGGCAGTCTCTAAAG ctCCTGGGCGAGCTGCTATTGGACAGACATAACTTCACGGTGATGACGCGCTACATCAGCAAGCCTGAGAATCTCAAGCTGATGATGAATCTGCTGCGAGACAAGAGCCCCAACATCCAGTTTGAGGCCTTCCATGTCTTCAAG GTTTTTGTAGCGAACCCCAACAAGACGCAGCCCATCGTCGACATCCTGCTCAAGAACCAGACCAAACTGATCGAGTTCTTGAGCAACTTCCAGAAGGATCGCACGGATGACGAGCAGTTCAACGACGAGAAGACCTACCTAATCAAACAGATCAGGGATCTGAAGAAACCACCGTCCTAG